The sequence GCCCCTCCTTATTTAGTAAATAAAGAAGGAAATTACAAAGGCTATCCTTTCAGATCCTGGAACGGCGATCAGTTTACGGGAGGATACAGCGACCATTTTCCGGCCTTTGTAGTTCTCCAGAAAGAACCATAATAATTTCAGGCACTCTTTTTGAGTGCTTTTTTTATGTAAATTCATAGTATGAAAAATTTAATTTTAATATTAATTGTTTCTCTTTTATCTTTCAATTGTTCAGCGCAGACTGAACCTAAAAATGACAAAGAGAAATCAGAGATGAAACCTTCAAAAAATGAAGACGGAGAATGGGATCTTACGGTGATTGATACTCAGTTTGATTATTTTCTCAATGCCATAGCAAAACCTATCAGTCAATATTCGGAATCATATTTAAAAACAAAAAATACCCTTTTGGTAAGTGAATGGAATTCTTATTATTTTTCCGGAAAATATAGAAATATCATAGAATCTTCGATCGATTATGATCCCAAAGAAAATTACGGGATAAAATTTGAGTATAAATTATATCAAGTTTTTGCGTACGTGAACTGGAAGTATGGCTTGAGAATGAACGGGCTTTCGGGGAGTGACGTTACAAGATATTAAAAAAAGGTTCAGAGCAATTCTGAACCTTTTCATTTTATAATAGTTAAAAATTATTTGTTGAATAATTCCTCAACTTTATCCCAGTTTACCACTTCAAAGAAAGCAGCAACATAATCTGGTCTTCTGTTTTGATAGTTTAAATAATAAGCGTGTTCCCAAACGTCGATTCCTAAAACCGGAGTACCTTTTACGTCTGCAACAGGCATTAATGGGTTGTCCTGGTTCGGAGTGGAAGAAACAGAAACAGAGCCGTCAGCATTTTTGATTAGCCATGCCCATCCTGAACCGAATCTTGTTTTAGCAGCATCAGAAAAATCTGTTTTGAATTTGTCGAAACCGCCATAATTTTCGATAGCAGCTTTTACATTTCCTACAGGTTCTTTGCTTCCTCCCGGAGTTAAAATTTCCCAGAATAAAGTGTGGTTAAAATGTCCTCCTCCATTATTTCTTACTGCAGGTTTATCAGTTCCGGTCTGGCAGATCTCCTCGATCGTTTTACCTTCCAGATCAGTTCCTTTAATAGCATTATTTAAATTGTCGATATATGCTTGGTGATGCTTTGTATAGTGGATCTCCATTGTTCTTGCATCAATAGTT is a genomic window of Chryseobacterium wanjuense containing:
- a CDS encoding superoxide dismutase, with product MSFELPKLGYAYDALEPTIDARTMEIHYTKHHQAYIDNLNNAIKGTDLEGKTIEEICQTGTDKPAVRNNGGGHFNHTLFWEILTPGGSKEPVGNVKAAIENYGGFDKFKTDFSDAAKTRFGSGWAWLIKNADGSVSVSSTPNQDNPLMPVADVKGTPVLGIDVWEHAYYLNYQNRRPDYVAAFFEVVNWDKVEELFNK
- a CDS encoding DUF6146 family protein; the encoded protein is MKNLILILIVSLLSFNCSAQTEPKNDKEKSEMKPSKNEDGEWDLTVIDTQFDYFLNAIAKPISQYSESYLKTKNTLLVSEWNSYYFSGKYRNIIESSIDYDPKENYGIKFEYKLYQVFAYVNWKYGLRMNGLSGSDVTRY